Proteins encoded within one genomic window of Pigmentiphaga sp. H8:
- a CDS encoding YihY family inner membrane protein → MVQKAPEPDTSFTPPPPSGAASIQARAIALRRSLLANESWPVRVGRLLRFALQRAADERITQVASSLTFTSVLSMVPLLAVALALFTAFPLFREFQGALEQFLITNLMPPSVADNIMEYLNQFAQKASRLTAVGGIFLMITAVSLMLTIDKALNEIWHVRKGRPLPQRVLIYWATLTLGPVLIGASLWATSFLARESMGLVGDVPAPVGVLLSFIPLILTGLAFGALFMVVPNRHVEARDAMTGGFAAAIVLEIMKSAFAFYLTRFPTYTVLYGAFATLPIFLMWIYMSWLVTLFGATLAASLPLIRMGRWETVRRPGRPFVDALSILRALSSVRDRNPPGLSTLSLRSRLNLHHDELMVVLDTLSSIGYIARIGDAGAARERWAMVCDPTVATLAPVVDRLLLDRAPLADDPMLLHAVNAAWESGSVTIAEALKQRPEDVEAELALDRELELEPDREEEEAEAEEEAAEGVEDERLRRLRAS, encoded by the coding sequence ATGGTCCAGAAAGCTCCCGAGCCCGATACTTCCTTCACGCCGCCACCCCCTTCGGGCGCCGCTTCCATCCAGGCGCGCGCCATCGCGCTGCGCCGCAGCCTGCTCGCCAACGAGTCGTGGCCCGTGCGCGTGGGACGGCTGCTGCGGTTCGCGCTGCAGCGCGCGGCCGACGAGCGCATCACCCAGGTCGCCTCCAGCCTGACCTTCACCTCGGTGCTGTCGATGGTGCCGCTGCTGGCGGTGGCGCTGGCGCTGTTCACCGCCTTTCCGCTGTTCCGCGAGTTCCAGGGAGCGCTCGAGCAATTCCTGATCACCAACCTGATGCCGCCTTCGGTGGCGGACAACATCATGGAGTACCTGAACCAGTTCGCGCAAAAGGCGAGCCGGTTGACCGCGGTGGGCGGCATCTTCCTGATGATCACGGCCGTGTCGCTGATGCTGACCATCGACAAGGCCCTGAACGAGATCTGGCACGTGCGCAAGGGCCGGCCGCTGCCGCAGCGGGTGCTGATCTACTGGGCCACGCTCACGCTGGGGCCGGTGCTGATCGGCGCCAGCCTGTGGGCCACGTCCTTCCTGGCCCGCGAATCCATGGGCCTGGTGGGCGATGTTCCCGCGCCTGTCGGCGTGCTGCTGTCCTTCATTCCGCTGATCCTGACGGGCCTGGCCTTCGGTGCGCTGTTCATGGTGGTGCCCAACCGGCACGTCGAGGCGCGCGACGCGATGACGGGCGGCTTCGCGGCGGCCATCGTGCTGGAAATCATGAAGTCGGCCTTCGCGTTCTACCTGACGCGCTTTCCCACCTACACCGTGTTGTACGGCGCCTTCGCCACGCTGCCGATCTTCCTGATGTGGATCTACATGTCGTGGCTCGTGACGCTGTTCGGCGCCACGCTGGCGGCCAGCCTGCCGCTGATCCGCATGGGGCGCTGGGAAACCGTGCGGCGGCCGGGGCGGCCGTTCGTCGATGCCTTGTCCATCCTGCGCGCGCTGTCGTCGGTGCGCGACCGCAATCCGCCGGGCCTGAGCACGCTGTCGCTGCGCAGCCGGCTGAACCTGCACCACGACGAGTTGATGGTGGTGCTCGACACCCTGTCCAGCATCGGCTACATCGCCCGCATCGGCGATGCCGGCGCCGCCCGCGAGCGCTGGGCCATGGTGTGCGATCCCACGGTGGCCACCCTGGCTCCCGTGGTGGACCGGCTGCTGCTGGACCGGGCGCCGCTGGCCGACGACCCCATGCTGCTGCACGCGGTGAACGCCGCCTGGGAAAGCGGCTCGGTCACCATCGCCGAGGCCCTGAAACAGCGGCCCGAGGACGTCGAGGCGGAACTGGCGCTGGACCGCGAGCTGGAGCTGGAGCCGGACCGGGAGGAAGAGGAAGCCGAGGCCGAGGAAGAGGCGGCCGAGGGCGTGGAGGACGAGCGGCTGCGCCGCCTGCGCGCCTCGTGA
- a CDS encoding menaquinone biosynthetic enzyme MqnA/MqnD family protein: MSTMREGGLRVGHFQSVPWIPFYVGSEDWPMRRVPCMSSTVLAMADAGLLDATPMATVDWLARGEPWPRLGGLGLAYRQRAGSVLLFSPRPIHELDGADIAICDETATSLRVLHAILAGKYGLRIGRWRRGLTADPSMPRLLIQDQAVEEAARGRFPHVHDLGREWWEWQGTPVVSAIWVHRRDLADDALEPLRAGLAASLSRYAAQPDLAIERHCARHGVASPPAALRALLGNFEFELGEAAEAGIRRMAQVLPTTVPLQA, translated from the coding sequence ATGTCCACTATGCGTGAGGGCGGCCTGCGCGTCGGGCATTTCCAATCGGTGCCCTGGATTCCGTTCTACGTCGGCAGCGAGGACTGGCCGATGCGGCGCGTTCCCTGCATGTCCAGCACGGTCCTGGCCATGGCCGACGCCGGCCTGCTGGACGCGACGCCCATGGCCACGGTGGACTGGCTGGCGCGCGGCGAACCATGGCCGCGCCTGGGCGGGCTGGGCCTGGCCTACCGCCAGCGCGCGGGCAGCGTACTGCTGTTCTCGCCGCGCCCCATCCACGAACTGGACGGCGCGGACATCGCGATCTGCGACGAGACCGCCACGTCGCTGCGAGTGCTGCATGCCATCCTGGCGGGCAAGTACGGGCTGCGCATCGGCCGCTGGCGGCGCGGCCTGACCGCCGACCCGTCCATGCCTCGGCTCCTGATCCAGGACCAGGCGGTCGAGGAAGCGGCGCGGGGACGCTTCCCGCATGTCCACGACCTGGGGCGGGAATGGTGGGAGTGGCAAGGCACCCCGGTGGTCTCGGCGATATGGGTCCATCGCCGGGACCTGGCGGACGACGCACTGGAACCGCTGCGCGCCGGCCTGGCGGCCTCCCTGTCCCGGTACGCCGCCCAGCCGGACCTGGCCATCGAACGCCATTGCGCGCGCCACGGCGTGGCCTCGCCGCCCGCGGCGCTGCGCGCGCTGCTCGGCAATTTCGAGTTCGAGCTGGGCGAGGCCGCCGAGGCGGGCATACGGCGCATGGCCCAGGTCCTGCCCACCACCGTGCCCCTGCAAGCGTGA
- a CDS encoding AAA family ATPase: protein MAQIVCVLGNKGGTGKTTLSHMISHGMALLGKRVVCVLTDLERERLSKENRLYLPFDARDAGNLAKVVATLNEVGDWFGVIDGGGNRSDTDSHLANLADLVLLPFRDSHEDMRTVLRDLEWMPRAWGLPSQWPADAPAQRLAQTATDELLGAFGHRLLDPSPHLAATKLLLQDRVPASLPWQLTNACVALAMQVFELLDVQYESSEAFVAPR from the coding sequence ATGGCCCAGATCGTATGCGTGCTGGGAAACAAGGGAGGTACCGGCAAGACCACGTTGTCGCACATGATCTCGCATGGCATGGCGCTGCTGGGCAAGCGCGTGGTATGCGTGCTGACAGACCTCGAGCGTGAGCGCCTTTCCAAGGAAAACCGCCTCTACCTGCCTTTCGACGCCCGCGATGCCGGCAACCTGGCCAAGGTCGTCGCCACGCTGAACGAGGTCGGCGACTGGTTCGGCGTCATCGACGGCGGTGGCAACCGCTCGGATACCGACAGCCATCTCGCCAACCTGGCGGACCTGGTCCTGCTGCCCTTTCGCGATTCCCACGAAGACATGCGCACCGTGCTGCGCGACCTGGAATGGATGCCGCGCGCCTGGGGCCTGCCCTCGCAGTGGCCAGCGGACGCGCCGGCGCAGCGCCTGGCGCAAACCGCCACGGACGAGCTGCTGGGCGCCTTCGGCCACCGCTTGCTGGACCCCAGCCCCCATCTCGCTGCAACCAAGCTGCTGTTGCAGGACCGCGTCCCCGCTTCGCTTCCCTGGCAGCTCACGAACGCCTGCGTGGCGCTGGCCATGCAGGTATTCGAGCTGCTGGACGTCCAGTACGAAAGTTCCGAGGCATTCGTGGCGCCACGCTAG
- a CDS encoding tripartite tricarboxylate transporter substrate binding protein: MPCISHRSAPRRRRLVAFTVLSGGLLATGMAHGADAPWPTQPIKLIVGFPAGTSPDTVARLIAEPLSQKLGKPVIVENKPGAAGNIGVDLVARATDGHTFGVTAHGPLTTSALLYPNLPYDVARDLQPLSLAAVSPQILVIDPKLPYATLHDLLADARARHKEISYGSVGVGSGSHLTGELFAQEAGIRMMHVPYQGFPQVTMAVMSGQIQAGFMAPSGAIEQAKAGKVRVLGVTSAQPSPLAPGVPTVAQAASLPGFAAELWIGAYAPRATPAPVAAMLAKEINAILRSAPVRAKLAAQGWEATGGSPADMAARIETDTRRWGEVIKRLGIKLE; encoded by the coding sequence ATGCCCTGCATTTCGCACCGTTCCGCGCCACGCCGGCGCAGGCTGGTCGCCTTCACCGTCCTGTCGGGCGGCCTGCTTGCCACGGGAATGGCGCACGGCGCCGACGCCCCCTGGCCCACCCAGCCGATCAAGCTCATCGTCGGCTTTCCCGCCGGCACCTCGCCCGACACGGTGGCCCGGCTGATCGCCGAGCCGCTGTCGCAGAAGCTGGGCAAGCCGGTCATCGTCGAGAACAAGCCCGGCGCCGCCGGCAACATCGGCGTCGACCTGGTGGCGCGCGCCACCGACGGCCATACCTTCGGCGTCACCGCCCACGGCCCGCTGACCACCTCGGCCCTGCTCTATCCCAACCTGCCCTACGACGTCGCCCGGGACCTGCAACCCTTGTCATTGGCCGCGGTCAGTCCGCAGATTCTGGTCATCGATCCCAAGCTGCCCTATGCCACGCTGCACGACCTGCTGGCCGACGCGCGCGCCCGCCACAAGGAGATCTCGTACGGGTCGGTGGGCGTGGGATCGGGCTCGCACCTGACGGGCGAGCTGTTCGCGCAGGAAGCGGGCATCCGGATGATGCACGTGCCCTACCAAGGCTTCCCCCAGGTCACCATGGCCGTGATGAGCGGGCAGATCCAGGCGGGTTTCATGGCGCCCTCGGGGGCCATCGAACAGGCCAAGGCGGGCAAGGTGCGCGTACTGGGCGTCACGTCGGCGCAGCCTTCGCCGCTGGCGCCGGGCGTGCCGACCGTCGCCCAGGCCGCGAGCCTGCCGGGCTTTGCCGCGGAACTCTGGATAGGCGCCTACGCGCCGCGCGCCACGCCGGCGCCGGTGGCCGCCATGCTGGCGAAAGAGATCAACGCCATCCTGCGGTCGGCCCCGGTTCGGGCCAAGCTGGCGGCGCAAGGCTGGGAGGCAACGGGCGGCTCGCCGGCCGACATGGCGGCGCGCATCGAAACCGATACGCGCCGCTGGGGCGAGGTGATCAAGCGGCTGGGAATCAAGCTGGAATAG
- a CDS encoding FAD-binding oxidoreductase encodes MELLTELANLLGAGQVLTGQDAAPYLTDWRGRYTGAAQAVVRPGTADEVAGVVRLCRRHGVPIVPQGGNTGLAGGATPDAEGRAVVVSTRRLDRLRALDTDDDTITVEAGCVLQAVQDWAREAGRLFPLSLASEGSCTVGGNLATNAGGTQVLRYGNARELALGLEVVTADGEIWDGLRGLRKDNTGYDLRDLYIGSEGTLGIITAATLRLYPLPVAQCTALVALPSLEAAVALLGLARSGFGAALTGFEAMSQASLDVVTRAFPDQKLPIGPTPWYALLEVSDSESAAHAQERFHAVLQQALEQGLAQDAAVAASLAQSRALWHLRESISAAQSWEGKNIKHDISVPASRIPAFVATTDALLQAAIPGVRHVTFGHLGDGNLHYNVSRPPAIPEADFLLRQDEVYRLVHDSVHAHGGSISAEHGIGQLKRGELARYKSAVALDLMHRIKQALDPDGLMNPGKVLP; translated from the coding sequence ATGGAACTGCTGACCGAACTCGCGAACCTGCTGGGAGCCGGCCAGGTGCTGACCGGCCAGGACGCCGCGCCCTACCTGACCGACTGGCGCGGCCGCTACACCGGGGCGGCACAGGCGGTGGTCCGGCCCGGCACGGCCGACGAAGTCGCGGGCGTCGTGCGCCTGTGCCGTCGGCACGGCGTCCCCATCGTGCCGCAGGGCGGCAACACCGGACTGGCGGGCGGCGCCACGCCCGACGCCGAAGGCCGCGCGGTGGTGGTGTCGACGCGGCGCCTGGACCGGCTGCGCGCTCTCGACACCGACGACGACACCATCACCGTCGAAGCCGGCTGCGTGCTCCAGGCCGTGCAGGATTGGGCGCGCGAGGCCGGACGGCTCTTTCCGCTCAGCCTGGCCTCGGAAGGCAGTTGCACCGTGGGCGGCAACCTGGCCACCAATGCCGGCGGCACCCAGGTCCTGCGCTATGGCAACGCGCGCGAACTGGCGCTGGGACTGGAAGTCGTCACGGCCGACGGCGAAATCTGGGACGGCCTGCGCGGCCTGCGCAAGGACAACACCGGCTACGACCTGCGCGACTTGTACATAGGCAGCGAAGGCACGCTGGGCATCATCACCGCCGCCACGCTGCGGCTCTATCCACTGCCCGTGGCGCAATGCACGGCCCTCGTGGCCCTGCCCTCGCTGGAAGCCGCCGTCGCGCTGCTGGGCCTGGCCCGCTCGGGCTTCGGCGCGGCGCTGACCGGCTTCGAGGCCATGTCCCAGGCCAGCCTGGACGTGGTCACCCGCGCCTTCCCCGACCAGAAGCTGCCGATCGGCCCCACGCCCTGGTACGCGCTGCTGGAAGTGTCCGACAGCGAAAGCGCGGCGCATGCCCAGGAACGCTTCCACGCGGTCCTGCAGCAGGCGCTGGAACAGGGCCTGGCGCAGGACGCCGCGGTGGCCGCCAGCCTGGCGCAAAGCCGCGCGCTGTGGCACTTGCGCGAAAGCATCTCCGCCGCCCAGTCCTGGGAGGGCAAGAACATCAAGCACGACATCTCGGTCCCCGCCTCGCGCATCCCCGCCTTCGTCGCCACGACGGACGCGCTGCTACAGGCGGCCATTCCCGGCGTGCGTCACGTCACCTTCGGCCACCTGGGCGACGGCAACCTGCACTACAACGTCAGCCGGCCACCAGCCATCCCGGAAGCCGATTTCCTGCTGCGCCAGGACGAGGTCTACCGCCTGGTGCACGACAGCGTGCACGCGCACGGCGGGTCGATCAGCGCGGAACACGGCATCGGCCAGCTCAAGCGTGGCGAGCTGGCCCGCTACAAGAGCGCGGTGGCCCTGGATCTCATGCACCGGATCAAGCAGGCGCTGGATCCGGACGGCCTGATGAACCCCGGCAAGGTCCTGCCCTAA
- a CDS encoding SDR family oxidoreductase, whose protein sequence is MPGKSNPQTLPPQQQPRQPGMQTDMHPEPRTTRPDYRGSDKLEGRCAIVTGGDSGIGRAVAVAFAKEGADILFTYLDETADAEETRRLVTQAGRRCVGMAGDLGSESHCREIVRRAMEEFGRIDVLVNNAAEQHPRKALEDIDSAQLERTFRTNFFGMFNLSREALPHMGSGGAIINTTSVTAYRGSSHLIDYAATKGAIVAFTRSLSSAVVERGIRVNAVAPGPIWTPLIPASFSAEEVSTFGSKVPMKRPGQPEEVAPCYVFLASDDASYMTGQVLHPNGGEIING, encoded by the coding sequence ATGCCAGGCAAATCCAATCCGCAGACCCTGCCCCCCCAGCAACAACCCAGGCAACCCGGCATGCAGACAGACATGCATCCCGAGCCCAGGACGACGCGCCCGGATTACCGGGGGTCGGACAAGCTCGAGGGCCGCTGCGCCATCGTCACCGGCGGCGACAGCGGCATCGGCCGCGCGGTGGCGGTGGCCTTCGCCAAGGAAGGCGCGGACATCCTTTTCACCTACCTGGACGAGACCGCCGACGCCGAGGAAACCCGCCGGCTGGTGACCCAGGCGGGACGCCGCTGCGTGGGCATGGCCGGCGACCTCGGCAGCGAATCGCATTGCCGCGAGATCGTGCGGCGCGCCATGGAAGAGTTCGGCCGCATCGATGTCCTCGTCAACAATGCCGCCGAGCAGCATCCGCGCAAGGCGCTGGAGGACATCGACAGCGCCCAGCTGGAGCGGACTTTCCGCACGAACTTCTTCGGCATGTTCAACCTGAGCCGCGAAGCCCTGCCGCACATGGGGTCCGGCGGCGCCATCATCAACACGACGTCGGTCACCGCCTATCGGGGCAGCTCGCACCTGATCGACTACGCCGCCACCAAGGGCGCGATCGTCGCCTTCACCCGTTCACTGTCGTCGGCGGTGGTCGAGCGCGGCATACGCGTGAACGCGGTGGCGCCGGGGCCGATCTGGACCCCCCTTATCCCCGCTTCGTTCAGCGCCGAGGAGGTCTCCACCTTCGGCTCGAAGGTGCCGATGAAGCGCCCCGGCCAACCGGAGGAAGTGGCCCCCTGCTACGTCTTCCTGGCGTCGGACGACGCCAGCTACATGACCGGCCAGGTCCTGCACCCCAACGGCGGCGAAATCATCAACGGCTAG
- the wrbA gene encoding NAD(P)H:quinone oxidoreductase codes for MDILILYYSRHGATRQLAEHIALGVERVPGARARLRTVPPVSAVCEATAPAIPDSGPPYVEPADLEECAGLALGSPTRFGNMAAPMKHFIDHTTQQWLAGSLAGKPAAVFTSTGSMHGGQESTLLSMMLPLLHHGMLLLGLPFTEPALMATRHGGTPYGASHVAGVDNSLPMQRDETQLAEALGMRLARTALELRTGRQAPAR; via the coding sequence ATGGATATTCTGATCTTGTACTACAGCCGGCACGGCGCGACACGCCAGTTGGCCGAGCACATCGCGCTGGGCGTGGAACGCGTGCCCGGCGCGCGGGCGCGCCTGCGCACGGTTCCGCCGGTCTCGGCCGTGTGCGAGGCCACGGCCCCCGCCATTCCCGACAGCGGCCCGCCCTACGTCGAACCGGCGGACCTGGAAGAATGCGCGGGCCTGGCGCTGGGATCGCCCACCCGCTTCGGCAACATGGCCGCGCCCATGAAGCACTTCATCGACCATACCACCCAGCAGTGGCTGGCGGGAAGCCTGGCGGGCAAGCCGGCGGCCGTCTTCACGTCCACCGGGTCCATGCACGGCGGACAGGAAAGCACGCTGCTCAGCATGATGCTGCCGCTGCTCCATCACGGCATGCTGCTGCTGGGCCTGCCCTTCACCGAACCCGCGCTGATGGCCACGCGCCACGGCGGCACGCCGTATGGCGCCTCGCACGTGGCCGGCGTCGACAACAGCCTGCCCATGCAGCGCGACGAAACCCAGTTGGCCGAAGCGCTCGGCATGCGCCTGGCCCGCACCGCCCTCGAACTCCGCACCGGCCGGCAGGCCCCCGCACGATGA
- a CDS encoding DUF2069 domain-containing protein has translation MNAPSVDLNPRLRLVASISLLALIVLCIAWETVLAPLRPGSMLALKALPLLLPLRGVLRGNLYTYQWASMLILLYFMEGVVRATTDPAPSSYVAWAEVALTTVFFWCAILYVRPAKRAAQAARKAAKAADKQAG, from the coding sequence ATGAACGCTCCCTCCGTCGACCTCAACCCGCGACTGCGCCTGGTCGCCTCGATCTCGCTGCTGGCCCTGATCGTGCTGTGCATCGCCTGGGAAACCGTGCTGGCGCCGCTGCGGCCCGGCTCGATGCTGGCGCTCAAGGCTCTGCCGCTGCTGCTGCCGCTGCGCGGCGTGCTCCGCGGCAACCTGTACACCTACCAGTGGGCGTCGATGCTGATCCTGCTCTATTTCATGGAAGGCGTGGTGCGCGCGACCACCGACCCCGCGCCGTCCTCGTACGTAGCCTGGGCCGAGGTCGCGCTGACCACGGTCTTCTTCTGGTGCGCCATCCTGTACGTGCGGCCGGCCAAGCGCGCCGCGCAGGCCGCCCGCAAGGCCGCCAAGGCGGCAGACAAACAGGCGGGCTGA
- the dusA gene encoding tRNA dihydrouridine(20/20a) synthase DusA: MLSNQRLGGWELCVAPMIDWTDRHCRYFHRLLSPHARLYTEMIATGAIIYGDAARHLDFDRAEHPVALQLGGNEPEALARAARAGQEWGYDEINLNCGCPSDRVQKGAFGACLMSTPTLVADCVKAMRDAVGIPVTVKHRIGLDYDESYAFVRDFVGTVHEAGCEVFIVHARNAVLKGLSPKENREIPPLRYDVARQLKRDFPHVLIVLNGGLTEPAALAHIGHGGGELDGVMLGREAYHRPRVLSELSRLLWPDAPIPDDETVVRAMMDYAGRQVARGVPLRSIVRHMLGLFNTQGGARRWRQMLSDSRLLAANDPALIDAAWQVVAGAAERRAA, from the coding sequence ATGCTTTCAAATCAAAGACTTGGCGGCTGGGAGCTGTGTGTCGCGCCCATGATCGACTGGACCGACCGCCATTGCCGCTACTTCCACCGGCTGCTATCCCCGCATGCCCGCCTGTACACCGAGATGATCGCCACCGGCGCCATCATCTACGGCGATGCCGCCCGGCACCTCGATTTCGATCGCGCCGAGCACCCGGTCGCACTGCAACTGGGCGGCAACGAACCCGAGGCCCTGGCGCGCGCGGCTCGCGCCGGCCAGGAATGGGGCTACGACGAGATCAACCTGAACTGCGGCTGCCCGTCGGACCGGGTACAGAAAGGCGCGTTCGGCGCCTGCCTGATGTCCACGCCGACCCTGGTGGCCGACTGCGTGAAGGCCATGCGCGACGCGGTCGGCATCCCGGTCACGGTCAAGCACCGCATCGGCCTGGACTACGACGAGTCCTACGCCTTCGTGCGCGATTTCGTCGGCACGGTGCACGAAGCGGGCTGCGAGGTTTTCATCGTCCACGCCCGCAACGCCGTGCTCAAGGGCCTGTCGCCCAAGGAAAACCGCGAGATCCCGCCGCTGCGCTACGACGTGGCGCGCCAGCTCAAGCGCGACTTCCCTCACGTCCTGATCGTGCTCAACGGTGGGCTGACCGAGCCGGCCGCGCTGGCCCACATCGGCCACGGCGGGGGCGAACTGGACGGCGTCATGCTCGGGCGCGAGGCCTATCACCGGCCCCGCGTGCTGTCCGAGCTGTCCCGCCTGCTGTGGCCGGATGCCCCCATCCCCGACGACGAGACCGTGGTGCGGGCCATGATGGACTACGCCGGCCGACAGGTGGCCCGCGGCGTGCCCCTGCGCTCGATCGTCCGCCACATGCTGGGCCTGTTCAACACGCAGGGCGGCGCCCGCCGCTGGCGCCAGATGCTGTCCGACAGCCGCCTGCTGGCCGCCAACGATCCCGCCCTGATCGACGCCGCCTGGCAGGTCGTGGCCGGCGCCGCCGAGCGCCGCGCCGCCTGA
- a CDS encoding TauD/TfdA family dioxygenase codes for MPLALRPLHPDVGVEVLGCDLGQPLGDEQFQSLLDAYHRHSVVVVRGQSLAAPAQAALLRRFGTPKISQRKEFHVPGTPEIGRVGNTRHPDGTPSAFLDRYGNLWHSDTASDQHVDGVTMLYCVMTPQVGGDTLFASMGRAYETLPAALKARIDGRTVVHNFNQHNDYLLARNPGSAQPLSAADRARWPDREHELVQRHPVTGRPLYFISPTLVRGISGYSDEEAQRLSAELVAHATRPEAIYRHKWQVGDLVFWDNRASLHSASPADYQGGQRLMHRGYAYVHYA; via the coding sequence ATGCCGCTTGCTTTGCGTCCCCTCCATCCCGACGTGGGAGTGGAAGTCCTGGGTTGCGACCTCGGCCAGCCCCTGGGCGACGAGCAGTTCCAGTCGCTGCTGGACGCCTATCACCGCCATTCCGTCGTCGTCGTGCGCGGACAATCGCTGGCCGCGCCCGCGCAGGCCGCGCTGCTGCGCCGCTTCGGCACGCCCAAGATCTCGCAGCGCAAGGAGTTCCACGTCCCGGGCACGCCCGAGATCGGCCGCGTGGGCAACACCCGCCACCCCGACGGCACGCCGTCGGCCTTCCTGGACCGCTACGGCAACCTGTGGCACAGCGACACGGCCAGCGACCAGCACGTCGACGGGGTCACGATGCTGTACTGCGTGATGACGCCGCAGGTCGGCGGCGACACGCTGTTCGCCAGCATGGGCAGGGCCTACGAAACCCTGCCGGCGGCGCTGAAGGCCCGCATCGACGGCAGGACCGTGGTCCATAACTTCAACCAGCACAACGACTACCTGCTGGCCCGCAACCCCGGCTCGGCCCAGCCCCTGTCGGCAGCCGACCGCGCCAGGTGGCCGGACCGGGAACACGAGCTGGTGCAGCGCCATCCGGTAACCGGCCGCCCGTTGTATTTCATCAGCCCGACCCTGGTCCGGGGCATCAGCGGCTATTCCGACGAGGAAGCGCAGCGGCTGTCCGCGGAGCTGGTCGCCCACGCCACCCGCCCCGAGGCGATCTACCGCCACAAGTGGCAGGTCGGCGACCTGGTCTTCTGGGACAACCGCGCCTCGCTGCATTCGGCCTCGCCCGCGGACTACCAGGGCGGCCAGCGGTTGATGCATCGCGGCTATGCCTATGTCCACTATGCGTGA
- a CDS encoding LysR family transcriptional regulator, protein MDTIVNFRTFIAVAQAGSFSKAARQLGIAASVVTKRIDQLEWRARARLFERSTRRLALTDEGQRLLPAARRIVHDVEDAFGSALGQAHELEGHLRIKVPTSLTAMCLGDALGRFLEVHPKVSMDVVVIDRPVNPIQEGFDIVVGMLPASYDGVLEAGLCPLPRMAVAAPSYLAARGRPAHPTDLARHALLNFQPTGPVWTFQGPNGPIAVDVAPRLSTNDGHVLLNSALRGNGIAILSAYIVDGALGRGELVRVLEDFAIPEYWIRALVPHSRTHLGRVQALLSWLRDEFTPLPPWARHESCGMPVSS, encoded by the coding sequence ATGGACACTATCGTCAATTTCCGGACCTTCATCGCCGTGGCGCAGGCCGGCAGCTTTTCCAAGGCGGCCCGCCAGCTGGGCATCGCCGCGTCCGTCGTGACCAAGCGCATCGACCAGCTCGAATGGCGCGCCCGCGCCCGGCTGTTCGAGCGCAGCACCCGCCGCCTGGCCCTGACCGACGAAGGCCAGCGCCTGCTGCCCGCGGCCCGGCGCATCGTCCACGACGTCGAGGACGCGTTCGGCAGCGCGCTGGGCCAGGCGCACGAACTGGAGGGGCATCTGCGCATCAAGGTGCCGACTTCGCTGACCGCGATGTGTCTGGGCGATGCGCTGGGGCGCTTCCTGGAGGTCCATCCCAAGGTCAGCATGGACGTGGTGGTGATCGACCGGCCCGTGAATCCCATCCAGGAAGGGTTCGACATCGTGGTCGGCATGCTGCCGGCTTCGTACGACGGCGTGCTCGAGGCCGGCCTGTGCCCGCTGCCGCGCATGGCGGTGGCGGCGCCGTCCTATCTTGCCGCGCGCGGCCGTCCCGCCCATCCCACGGATCTGGCGCGGCACGCGCTGTTGAATTTCCAGCCCACGGGGCCGGTCTGGACCTTCCAGGGGCCGAACGGGCCGATCGCGGTCGACGTGGCGCCGCGCCTGAGCACCAACGATGGACACGTGCTGCTGAATTCGGCGTTGCGGGGCAATGGCATCGCGATCCTGTCGGCCTATATCGTCGATGGCGCGCTGGGCCGGGGCGAACTGGTCCGCGTGCTGGAGGACTTCGCCATTCCCGAATACTGGATACGCGCCCTGGTGCCTCACAGCCGGACCCACCTGGGCCGGGTACAGGCGCTGCTGTCCTGGCTCAGGGATGAGTTCACGCCGCTGCCGCCGTGGGCGCGGCACGAAAGTTGCGGCATGCCGGTCTCTTCCTGA
- a CDS encoding SGNH/GDSL hydrolase family protein: MRSRHAVLALLLAAGNACAADPASSAPAAADTQWAASFAAFDQADRLHAPAPGGILFIGSSSIRLWNDLETRFKNLPVLKRGFGGSRMIDCARHLTRLVVPYKPRIVLVYAGDNDLAEGRSPREILDSFTVFVEGVRRALPETRIAYISIKPSPARYSLIPQARVTNTLIKAYTESVPNADYIDVFTPMLTADGMPRAELFRSDALHLNDAGYALWTSVISRHVR, encoded by the coding sequence ATGAGGTCCCGCCACGCCGTTCTCGCCCTGCTGCTCGCAGCGGGCAACGCCTGCGCGGCCGACCCGGCAAGCAGCGCGCCGGCCGCTGCCGACACGCAATGGGCGGCCAGCTTCGCCGCGTTCGACCAGGCCGACCGCCTGCATGCGCCGGCCCCCGGCGGCATCCTGTTCATAGGCAGTTCATCCATACGCCTGTGGAACGACCTCGAAACCCGGTTCAAGAACCTGCCCGTCCTCAAGCGCGGCTTCGGCGGTTCGCGCATGATCGACTGCGCGCGCCACCTGACCCGGCTGGTCGTTCCCTACAAGCCCCGCATCGTTCTGGTCTATGCCGGCGACAACGACCTGGCCGAAGGCCGCTCGCCCCGCGAGATCCTGGACAGCTTCACCGTGTTCGTCGAAGGCGTGCGCCGGGCGCTGCCTGAAACACGGATCGCCTACATCTCGATCAAGCCGAGCCCGGCGCGCTATTCGCTGATCCCGCAGGCGCGCGTCACCAATACGCTGATCAAGGCCTACACGGAAAGCGTCCCCAACGCCGACTACATCGACGTCTTCACTCCCATGCTGACCGCCGACGGCATGCCTCGTGCCGAGTTGTTCCGCAGCGATGCGCTGCATCTGAACGACGCGGGCTACGCGCTCTGGACGTCGGTCATTTCGCGCCACGTGCGCTAG